The following are encoded in a window of Citrobacter freundii genomic DNA:
- a CDS encoding alpha/beta hydrolase encodes MEALSRETLENMMAQAVAHATTYPIWPQGEAPGAKNSDAVFTPEPRHTGTSDYDRAVTGIRAPEITVYAPAKPNGVGILVTPGGSYRRVVMDKEGSALAPFFTARGYTLFVMTYRMPGDGHEEASNAPLADAQRAIRYIRANAQQWKIDPLRLGVLGFSSGGHVAASLGTRFAESVYAPMDSIDEQPTRPAFMALVYPVISLREGVAHPGSRLELVGAAPAEQDIHHYSLEERADDTTPPAFLLHAIDDPAVKVENSLVLFTALRKLGVPVEMHLFERGKHGFGIRDTQGLPLAIWPEMMMNWIASKV; translated from the coding sequence ATGGAAGCACTGAGCCGTGAAACATTAGAGAATATGATGGCGCAAGCCGTTGCCCACGCGACCACCTACCCGATATGGCCGCAGGGCGAAGCCCCCGGAGCAAAAAATAGCGATGCGGTATTTACGCCTGAACCCCGGCACACCGGAACGTCAGACTACGACCGCGCGGTAACCGGCATTCGCGCCCCTGAAATTACCGTCTACGCCCCCGCCAAACCGAACGGCGTGGGGATCCTGGTCACCCCTGGCGGTTCTTATCGTCGTGTTGTGATGGATAAAGAAGGCAGCGCACTGGCACCGTTCTTTACCGCGCGTGGCTATACCCTGTTTGTGATGACCTATCGCATGCCGGGAGACGGTCACGAGGAAGCATCAAACGCACCGCTGGCCGATGCCCAGCGCGCCATCCGCTACATTCGCGCCAACGCACAGCAGTGGAAAATCGATCCGCTCCGTCTCGGCGTACTGGGGTTTTCCTCCGGGGGGCACGTCGCCGCCAGCCTGGGAACCCGCTTTGCAGAGTCGGTGTATGCGCCGATGGATAGCATTGATGAACAGCCCACTCGCCCTGCTTTCATGGCGCTGGTTTATCCGGTTATTAGCCTGCGGGAAGGTGTCGCCCATCCGGGCTCACGTCTTGAGCTGGTTGGCGCCGCGCCCGCAGAGCAAGACATTCACCACTACTCCCTGGAAGAAAGAGCGGATGACACCACGCCGCCCGCCTTCCTGCTGCATGCGATTGACGATCCGGCGGTCAAAGTCGAGAACAGCCTGGTCTTGTTTACTGCGCTGCGCAAGCTCGGCGTACCGGTTGAAATGCATCTGTTTGAACGGGGCAAGCACGGGTTCGGCATTCGCGATACGCAAGGACTGCCGCTGGCCATCTGGCCGGAGATGATGATGAACTGGATAGCCAGCAAGGTGTAA